From a single Kwoniella shandongensis chromosome 9, complete sequence genomic region:
- a CDS encoding mitochondrial 37S ribosomal protein uS15m has translation MSFSQSLFASLRSSLPTAGPSTSRVAAFSTTAPSLVSKRKLLAKRRKAANLALQSSRIIPPESIDPVLGRVHYRAPSSRSTAPTPPEATNPWQGCRLQRILLDYDQIAYSAPPNYTSGERPPLFLPGISEQDQALLFGAIPHASSELKFAAKRGEGTGVELEQAKQAEMMMRILDLRNSGKEAVKVLNRQRVVDEFGNGTDTGSSAVQAALLTAKIHNLLAHATQNPKDTLNKRSLRLLVQQRARHLKYHKRTRGEESYDALLADLGLERGAVEGELLIPY, from the exons ATGTCGTTCTCCCAGTCCCTCTTCGCATCCCTGCGATCTTCCCTACCGACGGCTGGACCATCCACATCTCGTGTCGCTGCATTCTCCACCACAGCGCCTTCGCTGGTGAGCAAACGAAAATTGCTCGCGAAACGACGTAAAGCCGCGAACCTTGCACTCCAATCATCTCGTATTATCCCTCCTGAATCAATCGACCCTGTTCTTGGTCGAGTTCATTATCGTGCGCCTTCATCACGATCGACCGCACCTACACCTCCAGAAGCCACGAATCCATGGCAAGGATGTAGATTACAACGTATCTTATTAGATTACGATCAAATCGCCTATTCTGCTCCACCAAACTATACATCAGGCGAAAGACCACCCTTGTTCTTACCGGGTATAAGCGAACAAGATCAGGCATTGTTATTTGGAGCAATACCACATGCTAGTTCAGAGTTGAAGTTTGCTgcgaagagaggggaagggacCGGGGTGGAATTGGAACAGGCAAAACAggcagagatgatgatgcggaTTTTGGATCTGAGAAATTCAGGTAAAGAAGCTGTTAAAGTCTTGAATAGACAAAGAGTAGTCGATGAGTTTGGAAATGGTACAGATACCGGAAGTTCTGctgttcaag CTGCCCTGCTCACAGCAAAGATCCACAACCTACTCGCTCACGCAACGCAAAACCCAAAAGACACACTTAACAAACGAtcacttcgtcttctcgttcAACAAAGAGCACGACACTTAAAGTACCACAAGCGAACAAGAGGGGAGGAATCTTACGATGCGCTCTTAGCCGATCTGGGTCTGGAACGAGGTGCCGTCGAAGGGGAACTGTTGATACCATACTAG